Proteins from a single region of Clostridia bacterium:
- a CDS encoding phage major capsid protein, protein MSTIREIREKANAYIKTATSILDTAIGEKRSLTTAEQRDVDGLKEKTDALLATIGRHDQVRDLQEDMTRLVGHPGTGMKRSSITPSGDPRIITGEVRMADHVRGTYPAEYDGLSLGKFIRGYVTGNWDGAEGEQRAMAEGTVGAGGAMVPTPLSAGVIDAMRNKAAIFQAGAVIIPMDAATLKMARLKTDPTAAWTAENTTITASDGEFEAVTFTARKLAALVKCSIELIEDAPNAHSVIENALGQVLALEMDRVGLYGSGVAPEPKGLSIYANTVVPEVLMAADGATIASYDKLSDGYFTVVENNITPTVAIYAPRTAKQLDQLKEGTTNAPLTAPPSWAGLKKLVSNQVSIDLAQGGTPNGCSDVLIGDYSAMGVGLRTRLVIEASRVAADGTNGAFTDGQVWIRAYLRGDVQLLRPKAFCVVRGLKA, encoded by the coding sequence ATGTCAACGATTCGTGAAATACGCGAGAAGGCGAACGCCTACATCAAAACCGCCACAAGCATTCTGGATACCGCCATTGGGGAAAAGCGCAGCCTCACCACGGCTGAGCAGCGAGACGTCGACGGGCTCAAGGAAAAGACTGATGCGCTGCTGGCTACCATTGGCCGCCATGACCAGGTACGCGACCTCCAGGAGGACATGACCCGGCTCGTGGGGCACCCCGGCACCGGAATGAAGCGTTCCAGCATCACCCCGAGCGGTGACCCCCGTATCATCACCGGCGAAGTGCGCATGGCCGACCATGTGCGCGGCACCTACCCCGCCGAGTACGACGGACTCAGCCTCGGTAAGTTCATTCGCGGATACGTCACCGGCAACTGGGACGGCGCCGAGGGGGAACAGCGCGCGATGGCCGAGGGAACCGTAGGCGCCGGCGGCGCAATGGTCCCGACTCCGCTTTCGGCGGGCGTTATCGACGCCATGCGCAACAAGGCGGCTATCTTTCAGGCCGGCGCGGTAATCATTCCGATGGATGCCGCAACGCTGAAAATGGCCCGCTTGAAGACGGACCCCACGGCAGCGTGGACGGCGGAAAATACGACCATTACGGCGAGCGACGGAGAATTCGAGGCGGTGACGTTCACGGCCCGCAAGCTCGCGGCCCTGGTGAAGTGCTCCATCGAGCTTATCGAAGACGCCCCGAATGCTCACAGCGTCATCGAAAACGCGCTTGGGCAGGTGCTCGCCCTGGAGATGGACCGCGTTGGGCTGTACGGCTCTGGCGTGGCCCCGGAACCCAAGGGACTCAGTATCTACGCCAACACCGTCGTCCCCGAAGTCCTGATGGCCGCGGACGGCGCGACTATCGCCAGTTACGACAAGCTCTCGGACGGGTACTTTACCGTTGTCGAGAACAACATCACGCCCACGGTGGCCATTTACGCGCCGCGAACGGCGAAACAGCTTGACCAGTTGAAAGAAGGCACCACCAACGCCCCACTGACGGCCCCCCCGTCTTGGGCTGGCCTGAAAAAGCTGGTTAGCAACCAAGTGTCCATTGACCTCGCGCAAGGTGGCACCCCGAACGGATGCTCCGATGTTCTCATCGGGGATTACTCCGCTATGGGTGTTGGTCTGCGCACCCGCCTGGTGATCGAAGCCAGCCGCGTGGCTGCGGACGGCACCAACGGCGCCTTTACTGATGGTCAAGTGTGGATCAGGGCGTATCTGCGCGGCGACGT